In the Populus nigra chromosome 2, ddPopNigr1.1, whole genome shotgun sequence genome, aaaacactgtagcttttttcataaaacactgtgaattgctacaactcattttattcaattgattacacttttgatttttattacttATATATCACTGCTTTAAAGCTATAACACCTTCAATCATATTTGTCCCATAAACCTACCACTCTGAGCATGCCATCTAGCTCTTAAACTAAGGCATGTGAATCTGATCCTTTAAACAAACTGCTAAATATTCTACATCAGCTCACCTCTAAATTTTTTTGCATCCAGTAATCTGAACAATTAATGTGTAATtccttataaaaattaatcttatcaGCCCGCTATCAAACATAcccttaaatataaaaatatattaagttgtTGGCATGAACATTGATAATGAATCATGTTATAGAATCACACTTGATAgttcatgctttttttaaaattaagatagttttttaatataatattaaagttttattgacTAAGCAGTCACAAGTTTAAATCTcgtcacttttattttattagataaaattaagtacaacacagtgataattttatataaatttcaaaccCAAAATCTTTTACCtgaaaagatatatttaaaaacaatataaattatattttgaagttttaatttttgaattgagataacttttttaaaaatcacactCAATGGATTATTTTGGCATttcatttaacaaaaagggtgtTTGTTTCCATGacccaaccatttttttttaaatatgatttgtttttggtgtatttttgatcattttaacagattaatattaaaaaaaattataaaaataaaaaaaatatttaaaaaaacaaatcacaataaaaaaatataaaaataagaaagtgaGCACCGGAATGCCATCTAAGATGacagtataaaaaaaagattttatttctaAGTGTGAAACGACATGCTATCATTGTGAGAAGACTGCTTTTTGCAAGTTGATGCACGACATGGACGATTGTCACTTTatctttttcattaatattagtTTCTGTAATTcacacaattttgtttttattaaactgAAAGGCGTGGCGAGTCGGTATTGCTAGTAGCAACAAGCCTGCATGGGGCCACGAGTCTCGGGAGTGTCCTCAAGGAGGTGTCGCTCCGGAGGTACTTTTGTATTAGGTACCTGTTCCTCCAACTAATACATTCACAAGACAACTAAAACATATGTGTCGGTTTGACTGTTTTTATAAACAGtaaacaatattaatatatatttttagtcatttgaataatagttttatattataactCGAGTGATTAGTATATTAAAGGGGTGTTAAGGACACTTTAtcttttttagataattatgttttattcttttcaaaaatggagaagacagtcaatatttatctcttgtaaaaaaatatcaggGCTAGGAGGGCAGGTGATCTCCCTTAAATCTACACACCTGACTATTTTATATAGGCTCATCTCAGTGTGActagattcttttttatttttccctttaatttcatcatttagtaGAATTCTCGGGTAATGCTGCTTGTAGCAATAAGGAGAAATTAGGATTTGTCAAGTCctagaaatattatatatagtCAGAAAGTACTGTAAAAGAAATCGATTTAAtaagttataaatattaataaactataactctttatttatattaattatagatCTTTCTTTATAGAAAAAGGAATCAACAGCAGTATTAGGAATCCTaaaccaaataataaaaaatataaaaatccaagaaaaataaagaaaatcttgaAATACAATTTGCAGACCTTATCTGAGCATGACTTGTCCTGATATTGATAGACAATAATCTGCTAATTAACTCCATGAAGAACCGAGTTtgtagagtatatatatatatgtttataaaaTTGTATGCAGTCCAATCTAACAATTTTACTAAAAGTCTTGCCCAATAAATTCGTTTGACTCAATCGAAATTCTACCTGAACTTATACTTATCGATCTAGTTAATGAAAAATCCACCAAATATTTAACATCAATTACGTGTCTCGCGTCAATCGACTCCTAAAATCACAAGGCAGACATACTACCATCTAGTGGCTAGCGAAAGTGATAACTCAAGATAACTGTAAAGGCGATCGTGACTTGACTTGGCTCATATGGTGTGTGATTTATACGAAGCAACAAGAGGAGAAAATAACTGTAGTGGTGCAGCTGCATGCCGAGGACTGATGATGTTTTGGCAGTGGAAAACACCTTTGAGAAGCGTGTGGTTTGGACACTTCACCATGAATATGAGATCTTCACATATATAGGACCATCTGACCTAAATTCAGCTCCTATTTCTTCGATTTAATCATGGACTTCCATGAATTAAGAACTCCTGATCCCCATTTCTATGAGATAAGCTACCTTAGTCGCCCAATCATGGTAATGATATGTGGTCATTCCTTATGGCCCCTGAAGCTCaccaaagtgtttttttttcctttttgtacgTGAATCACTCGAGTGTTTTTGAGCTCCAGATGTAAACCAAATTGTTGGTCTATATGTATTCCACGCAATTATTAAACCCGGACTAAACATTTAGTTAAAAGTTTGatgaattgatttaattaattaaaaaaaatattgttttgaagttgtttttttaaattaaatcggTTTTAATTAGGTTACGTACGTGTTGATTCAAtgaatcatttaaatttaattaaatttatctatATCTGAGTTTTTAGAATCTAAAACTAGATTTTAAGGGATTAAATcagatttaataacattaatatatgTTATACATTCATAAACTTTAtagttgtttctttttaaaaaagaattgtcGGCAATTTGGGTTTTTTCTCTCTAGCAAGGACCTGATATAATTTCACAGGAAACTGATTAATTCGTCCTATCATTTATCTTCAGAGAGACGGTCTTTATATTCAAACAAACTCCTTTGAATTATGTAGAAGCCAAATCCGATATGATCAAGAGTACCATTTCATGAAAGGTGGCATGGAAGCTAATTTCCTTATACCACCAAAATTCCGAATTGTCAACTAGTTGTCTCACGCTAGCTAACAAAActatacataaaaaaagtaTGTTGCGAACAAAAACTCATGAAGTTTCCTCCGGTTTCCAACGAAGATCGAGGAAAGATGAATTATATTTAGTAATATTAGACAATCAATTTCcctcttctttttagtttttccttaattttctttttaataaaaaacaaaaaaaaaacatgttcattTATTGAGATTTAAGAAGAATCTTTTTGTTAAGattataaccatttttttttataaaaaaatcaaaattagaatTTCTAATAGTCATCTTAATACTTTGTATAATCTATAAGAATCTAATTGCAAacattaatgttattttatccaaattaaaattattatgaaaaagcTATACTTgctaactaaaaataattatatattatatttaaaacaaaaaataaattaattaatgacactaattaataaatatgaCAGTGTACTATTAATGTTTTACcttgctaaaaaatatttatgtataaaaaatattgttttatccactgctttttttttatttgaaaaaaaaattgtaaagaaaaaactatgattaaaattgataaaaacactcctttaaaataataaaagataaaaaaacacatatattaGTATGAAAAACCGAACTTGAGCAAGCtctataacatattaaaactattatttataaCGCATAAATATATATGAGCGTTAACTCTTTTATTTAAAgagatattttttctattgatttaaAGGAATACTTTtgcaaattaaatcatatttgaaACTATCACGTGATGTGCAcataaatgataattattttcacAAGAATATTATATAGTTAGCAGTCGGTATATTAAATGATAGAAATAAACTatgttttatttacaattaactaatttattttattaaaaatgtgATTAATAAATCATGTAATATATAAAAGGATATTGTTTTGTGTCTAGATTCTGTCATTTATTAATTAGCTAAAATGCTAAACTTAAGAGAAAAAAGCTTGTTTAATTAAATAGGATATCAATTAATTGTACATGTCTCATCTTCTCTTAACAGGTTTCATGTTAATTAAATAGGATATCAATTAATTGTAGTACATGTCTCATCTTCTCCTTACtttgtttctatatatatagattaattgtttttacatttacctttcttgttttaaaaaactataatttatatcttTAATGAATGTAAATTAAACTATAAGATCGATGATATGATTTAAGATGTAAAATGTTATACACACCGTAAAGTTTAGAATATAaactatgattttaaaaaatacagagattaaatataagaataaataatcCATGGGATAATGAAAGCAATTTTTCGTTTTATAAAAGATGGAGAggtaggttttttcttttcgtcGAAGcaaacatgattacattaatattttattagcaCACAATTGATGTAGCAACCGaccaatgaaaataaataaaaacaattaatgtaaTGCAAAACAGTATTAGCATTAAGCAACTCTCTGTAGCCCTAACTATATATCTCCGTGAAAATCAATATTGTATTGAAGGACAGACGAGGCTTGAGGGAAACCCtatcatatattatatataaatggtCCTCGCACACTTCACAGGCAAGGCCTCCACATGCACCAGCATTTGACAGCAGCTAGAGCTAAATGCATGTATAGCCAAagcaaacaacaaattaaaaaacatatactaGAAAAGAAGGAAACTAAGAACCCACTCACCGCCCACCTTTGGCTTTCATCACCCCCATCAACTTCCAGCAAACAACCTTTCGTAAGCTTTCCACCATCCCATGAAGGCGACCACCTTCTGATTAAGGACCACTTGCTCTCATACAGCAGTGTGTATGTCATTGTGCTTTGTGGTGTCCACAGGCACGTCACAAGTGCCACAGCTTGGTGCCCAAGCTCTTGCCTTATCTCCTTATCTACTTGATTTCTTTTGCTTGGAAACTTCAAATTACGCTAGCTTCATCGCTGTTAAGAGAGGGAAAGGTAGGCCATGGCTGTTTCTTTATATCCCCACCTTCCATGgccattcttcttcctccccTCATCATCACAGCTCTTAATTTGGAATTATTACAACGGTACAAACATATCACACAACACTGCTAAAGGACAAGACAAACACAGAATTAAAACTTGCTGACTAACTAACTAAACTAAAATAACTATTCACTAAACAGTTTAGCTcacttcaatttaatttgttacaGCTTACCAGTTACCAGTGATCGATCATCATCACTAGAACTCATTTTTGACAGTATCTATTACTGATACGTACTGATTCAACTACGACTTAATTTCTTTTCTGCCAGAAATTTTTCTCCGGCTACATATGCGCCTTGGCTAACCAAAAAGATCTTGATagacttattaaaaaaaaagatacagaCAGTTAATTATAACTGCTAATCAACGATCTTGTTTTGATCACTCTTCATCAGAATTTTCTGGGAACTTGTTCAAATCAGGTTTCTCTGAAAGCAACACCCGTGAGTTATCTTCTGGTGATGCATGGACAGCGGTTTGTAAGGCATCCACTTTAGCCCCAACTTCAGTGGCTTTCTTGCGTATAGAAGCAGCAGACACATCTCGCAGCTCATCTTCTTGGTATATCAAATCAGGGAAATTAAGCCTAGCAGAAGGGCCTCGCAGATAGAAAACAGCCGTGTCGTAAGCACGAGCTGCAGCTATTGGTGTTGAGTAGGACCCAAGCCAAATCCTAGACCTCTTGTTTGGTTCTCTAATTTCTGCTACCCACTTACCCCACTTCCTCATCCTTATCCCTCTGTATGGCTTCTCTTGGTTTTGTTGCCTGCTATGCTTCCGTTTCTCTGTGGTTGCTGTTGAAGTTGAACTTGGAGTACTTGTTGAC is a window encoding:
- the LOC133681636 gene encoding ethylene-responsive transcription factor RAP2-1-like, coding for MEGGCCTSSTSTPSSTSTATTEKRKHSRQQNQEKPYRGIRMRKWGKWVAEIREPNKRSRIWLGSYSTPIAAARAYDTAVFYLRGPSARLNFPDLIYQEDELRDVSAASIRKKATEVGAKVDALQTAVHASPEDNSRVLLSEKPDLNKFPENSDEE